The following coding sequences are from one Triticum dicoccoides isolate Atlit2015 ecotype Zavitan chromosome 4A, WEW_v2.0, whole genome shotgun sequence window:
- the LOC119287222 gene encoding uncharacterized protein LOC119287222: MQQQARARAAAGEDSSSSSLHTVNAAAVVLAAAAQSSTGLGLRPNHHHLHDHDHDLSAAATKKRWWSRLSSTLCFRPHFHAHPRRVIAAAYADDGDTPPRPLAAASHTASASAYVHQAPPAHPVFAFAAPPSSPASSLFQSEAPSPVLLDLHGTAGSSPGMFAVGPYARGPQQLVSPPVLYSALTTEPSTAPRTPPATTGPSSPEVPFARFVDDGGHELLFHHAAYQLRQQGRPLVSPGPEPGSPSSSPRLFRKLHRRSEQGSLLDGHVPVASSCQGADARGIDDDEEEEEVPDSAGEFVFGNADGRGAAPEEEIVEGKNWHFFPMATGEQHPNKIL; the protein is encoded by the exons ATGCAGCAGCAGGCAAGGGCAAGGGCAGCGGCAGGGgaggacagcagcagcagcagcctgcACACGGTGAACGCGGCCGCCGTCGTTCTGGCCGCCGCCGCGCAGAGCAGCACCGGCCTCGGCCTGCGCCCCAACCACCATCATctccacgaccacgaccacgacctCTCCGCCGCCGCTACG AAGAAACGGTGGTGGTCGCGGCTGTCGTCCACGCTCTGCTTCCGCCCGCACTTCCACGCCCACCCGCGCCGCGTCATCGCCGCAGCCTACGCCGACGACGGGGACACACCGCCACGCCCGCTCGCCgcagcatcccacacagcatcggcGTCGGCCTACGTGCACCAGGCCCCGCCTGCCCACCCGGTCTTCGCCTTCGccgcgccgccctcgtcgccggcctcctcgcTCTTCCAGTCGGAGGCGCCCTCACCAGTCCTCCTGGACCTCCACGGGACCGCGGGCAGCTCGCCCGGCATGTTCGCCGTGGGGCCCTACGCGCGCGGGCCGCAGCAGCTGGTGTCGCCGCCGGTGCTCTACTCCGCGCTCACCACCGAGCCCTCCACCGCGCCGCGCACGCCCCCGGCCACCACGGGGCCGTCCTCCCCCGAGGTCCCCTTCGCGCGCTTCGTCGACGACGGAGGCCACGAGCTGCTGTTCCACCACGCGGCCTACCAGCTGCGGCAGCAGGGCAGACCCCTCGTCTCGCCGGGACCGGAGCCGGGGTCCCCTTCCTCGTCGCCGCGGCTGTTCCGGAAGCTGCACCGGCGCAGCGAGCAGGGCTCGCTTCTCGACGGCCACGTCCCCGTCGCCTCCTCGTGTCAAGGCGCCGACGCCAGGGGCAtagacgatgatgaggaggaggaggaggtgcccgaTAGCGCCGGGGAGTTCGTGTTCGGCAATGCCGACGGCCGTGGCGCCGCGCCGGAGGAGGAGATAGTAGAAGGCAAGAACTGGCATTTCTTCCCCATGGCCACGGGTGAGCAGCACCCTAATAAGATACTATGA
- the LOC119287223 gene encoding uncharacterized protein LOC119287223, whose product MADSGGGSDWEVVSLTASTYAAAPGPIQVSPLLHAAHKTAESPLLLLPNPPAPPAHFFMSQHFNLPPLFTSTHPGNNKGGQELQESGPAVPDGDASDDADGLNMPISPENYCHSESEREDVLLLASPAGNGLGLQVEGGGDQLQPTTTPCSLPDVAAGSDAAAPAPASGGVAGNAAQAQVFLRPTLLSATVFSSREEKSSVFCK is encoded by the coding sequence atggcggacagcggcggcggcagcgactgGGAGGTGGTGTCGCTCACGGCCTCCACCTACGCCGCCGCGCCGGGACCAATCCAAGTCTCGCCCCTCCTCCACGCCGCCCACAAAACAGCAGAGtcgcctcttcttctcctcccaaaTCCTCCTGCTCCCCCTGCACATTTCTTCATGTCCCAGCACTTCAATCTGCCACCGCTTTTTACTAGTACCCATCCTGGGAATAATAAGGGAGGCCAAGAATTACAAGAATCCGGCCCTGCCGTGCCGGACGGTGATGCTTCCGATGATGCCGACGGTCTCAACATGCCCATCAGCCCAGAAAACTACTGCCACAGCGAGAGCGAGAGGGAGGATGTGCTGCTTCTTGCTAGTCCCGCCGGCAATGGCCTTGGCCTGCAGGTGGAAGGAGGAGGTGATCAACTGCAGCCAACCACCACGCCCTGCTCTCTTCCTGACGTTGCTGCAGGTTCAGatgctgctgctcctgctcctgcttCCGGCGGAGTCGCTGGCAATGCTGCTCAGGCTCAGGTTTTTCTTAGACCTACTCTGCTTTCTGCAACTGTATTCAGTTCCAGAGAGGAAAAAAGCTCTGTTTTCTGCAAGTGA
- the LOC119287224 gene encoding protein SRC2 homolog, producing MGSRYEVEITVGSARDLKNVNWRNGDLKPYAVLWIDAGARCSTRVDLDNGDNPAWDEKVVVPLPPASRLEDAVLYIDVVHANAAEGVKPLVGSARLPLRDVGGKASRNLKLKRPSGRPQGKLDVRVAVKEPARYYDNNPGGYPAPAGYGSSRDAYGGGYGAAAGAGGYGAYAAAAPLSGYPGYGSAAPPPHAAAPYGSAPPPYGAAPPTQGAGGYGSSVQPAYGAAAQQTQGAGGYGSSASAYGAGQGAGYGGTTGVGLDQSGGKTKKKGMGMAGGLAVGAAAGVLGGLALAGGASYVENKIEERVEEDMYRGGGYDDYGGDDDY from the coding sequence atgGGCTCGCGGTACGAGGTGGAGATCACCGTCGGCTCCGCGCGGGACCTCAAGAACGTCAACTGGCGCAACGGCGACCTCAAGCCCTACGCCGTGCTCTGGATCGACGCCGGCGCGCGCTGCTCCACCCGCGTCGACCTCGACAACGGCGACAACCCCGCCTGGGACGAGAAGGTCGTCGTCCCGCTCCCGCCCGCCAGCCGCCTGGAGGACGCGGTCCTCTACATCGACGTCGTCCACGCCAACGCCGCCGAGGGGGTCAAGCCGCTCGTCGGCTCGGCACGGCTGCCTCTCCGCGACGTCGGGGGCAAGGCGTCGAGGAATCTCAAGCTCAAGCGGCCCTCCGGGCGGCCCCAGGGGAAGCTTGACGTCCGCGTCGCCGTCAAGGAGCCGGCCAGGTACTACGACAACAACCCTGGTGGCTACCCGGCGCCCGCGGGGTACGGCTCCTCCCGTGATGCCTACGGTGGTGGGTACGGCGCCGCGGCGGGGGCTGGAGGCTACGGAGCGTACGCTGCGGCAGCGCCTCTGTCGGGGTACCCGGGCTACGGCTCCGCCGCGCCGCCTCCCCATGCAGCAGCACCGTACGGCTCTGCTCCACCTCCATACGGCGCAGCACCGCCGACCCAGGGAGCAGGCGGGTACGGCTCCTCTGTTCAGCCGGCATACGGCGCCGCCGCGCAGCAGACTCAGGGAGCGGGCGGGTACGGCTCCTCTGCTTCTGCTTACGGCGCGGGTCAGGGGGCAGGGTACGGTGGCACGACGGGGGTGGGCCTGGACCAGAGCGgcgggaagacgaagaagaaggggaTGGGGATGGCGGGCGGGCTGGCggtgggcgcggcggcgggcgtGCTGGGCGGGCTGGCGCTGGCGGGCGGGGCGAGCTACGTGGAGAACAAGATCGAGGAGCGCGTGGAGGAGGACATGTACCGCGGCGGTGGGTACGACGACTACGGCGGCGACGACGACTACTAG